The genomic segment TTTTATTTGTGTTATTTTTAATTGCATTTACATAACACTCATCAACACCATCACGTTCAATGACATTGATTACCTTATCTAAAATCATCTTGTTTTTAATGTTTTCAACTTCTTTGTAGGAAGGAATCTCTTTTTGTGTGATTTTAGTGTTGTTTGCTTTTCTAATAGCTGCAAATCTTCTTGTTTCATCTCTGCATACTAAAGTAAATGCATATCCGACTTTACCTGCTCTTGCAGTTCTTCCTATTCTGTGAATATAGTTTTCAGGATTTTGTGGAACATCATAGTTGATAATTACATCCAAGTTGTCAACGTCCAATCCACGTGCAGCAACATCTGTTGCAACGAGAATGTCTATTTTTCCGTTTCTAAACTTATTCATTACTTTATCTCTCATTTTTTGAGTCATATCCCCGTGAAGACTGTCAACAGAATATCCTCTTTTTCTTAAGTGTTTTGCAACATAATCCACACCTTTTTTAGTGTTACAGAATATTAAAGCAAGTTCCACATCATAAACATCAAGAAGACGAGTCATATCATCAAATTTGTACTTGATATTACATTTAAATGAATATTGAGTAATTTTTGGAGTGTTTTTCTTGTTTGCTTTAACTTTGATGAATTTAGGATCTTTTTGATATTTTTTAGCTATTTTTTTAATCTCATCAGGCATTGTAGCTGAGAATAATAAAGTCTGTCTGTTTTTAGGAGTGTTTTTAAGGATAAACTCCATATCCTCTCTAAAACCCATATTTAGCATTTCATCTGCTTCATCCAAAACAACACTTTCAATACCAATTAAATCAAGGTTTCCTCTGTTGATATGATCAATTACACGCCCAGGAGTTCCAACAACAATATGAACACCTTTTTTAAGTACTCTTGTCTGTTTTCCTATTGGCTGGCCACCATAAACAGATAAAATTTTAAGTTTTTTAATATGTGAAGCTACTTTTGAAATTTCATCTGCAACCTGCATACATAATTCTCTTGTAGGGCATAAAACAATAGCTTGAGGTGATTTGTCTTCAATAAAAATCTTTTCAATAATTGGAATTGCAAATGCAACGGTTTTTCCAGAACCTGTTTGTGCCTGGCCCATCACATCGCGTCCTTTTAGAGATATAGGAATTGATTGTTCTTGAATGGGAGTTGCTTTTGTAAATCCCATCTTGTTTAATCCTTTTTTAACATTATCAGAAATATTTAGTTCATTAAAATTCATTACATTAATATTTAACCCGATAACTATTTAATAATTTAGATTAATGTAGATTGAACGGATTTTTGAGGAAAGTGATAAAGAAACTTATAGATTTCATCAAAATTATTTAAAATTCCATGCTCCTTTGTCCTGTATCGGAAAATATTCATCAGTTTTTGATTATCCGAACTGTTAATGGAATATTTGTTTCCAAATTCACGGATGTATTTATTCTTAAGACCTGGAAAATGCTCATCCAATTTTTCATAAAAGTATTCTCTGTCCCCATCTCTAAGAGTTACTCCCATATTATAGCACAAAATTCCTTTAACGTTTGCATCAATGCAGTAATCAATAATAGAATTGATATTTTTAGCAGTATCGTTGATATATGGTAAAATCGGACAAAGCCATACAATAGTTGGTATATTTTCCTCGTTTAGCTTTTTTAAGACTTCCACTCTTCTTGATGTAGGAGCTACATTTGGTTCTAGGATTTTACAAAGCTCATCATCTGCTGTTGTAAGTGTCATCTGAACAACAACTCTTGTTTTTTCATTGATTTTTTTAAGTAAATCAAGATCTCTTAAAATCAAATCTGACTTTGTAATGCATGTAAAACCAAATCCGTATCTGTAAATAAGTTCTAAGGATTTTCTTACATATTGAAGATGTTTTTCAAGTGGAATATATGGATCAGTCATAGCTCCTGTTCCAATCATTGCCTTTGGACGTTTAAGAAGTTCTTTTTTAAGAAGTTCAAGTGCATTTTGCTTAACTTCAATATCTTCAAAATCATGGTCCATATTATAGACATCGCTTCTTGAATCACAGTAAATGCAGCCGTGGGTGCATCCTCTATAAAGATTCATTCCATTTTTCGGTGACAGTATAGTTTTTGTATTTACGTAGTGCATAGTTTAATTTTTTATTTTGATAAGTTAAATAATTATACTCACAAAAACAGATAGTAAATTATGCTACAAAAAGACATTACACAATATTCAATTGGATATGAAATTAAAACACACCCTTCAATAAAAGGCATGCAAATTATTGAAGATAAAAACAATTTCCCGATTAGTTGGTTAAATAAGCAAGGTTATTGTGAATACCAGCTATATCTCGAACACATAAAACATATAGAAACACAAAGAACAAGACAAATGACAAAGGGAAGTGAAATTCACCAGCAGCTTGAAGATGAGTTTAAAAAAGATTCAACTCCAATAAGTTTTGATGATGCTTTTGAAATGTCTAAAAAAGAAGCATTAATATCCAGAGAATGTTTTGTAGTATCAGCAAAGTTTGGAATTAGAGGATTTATTGATGAGATATGGATGATGCCTGATGAAATTGTAATTATTGACGATAAACCCGGAAAAATACCATATGAATCTACAATGAACCAGGTAAGAGCATACTGTCTTGCATATAAAGATATGACTGGAGATAAAAGAAAAATCAAATCAGCACTACGCCAGAGGGCAACAGACAATATCTTCTGGAGCGAAGAATTTACAAAAGACGTTGAAAATCAGATTTTATTTACAATAAACAGAATTCACGGATTGTTTGAAGGAACAAAACCATTCGTACCTACTAAAAACCCGAATAAATGTCATTCCTGCAGATTCAAACACGACTGTG from the Methanobacteriaceae archaeon genome contains:
- a CDS encoding DEAD/DEAH box helicase, whose translation is MNFNELNISDNVKKGLNKMGFTKATPIQEQSIPISLKGRDVMGQAQTGSGKTVAFAIPIIEKIFIEDKSPQAIVLCPTRELCMQVADEISKVASHIKKLKILSVYGGQPIGKQTRVLKKGVHIVVGTPGRVIDHINRGNLDLIGIESVVLDEADEMLNMGFREDMEFILKNTPKNRQTLLFSATMPDEIKKIAKKYQKDPKFIKVKANKKNTPKITQYSFKCNIKYKFDDMTRLLDVYDVELALIFCNTKKGVDYVAKHLRKRGYSVDSLHGDMTQKMRDKVMNKFRNGKIDILVATDVAARGLDVDNLDVIINYDVPQNPENYIHRIGRTARAGKVGYAFTLVCRDETRRFAAIRKANNTKITQKEIPSYKEVENIKNKMILDKVINVIERDGVDECYVNAIKNNTNKKITSQQLAAGLLKMVREN
- a CDS encoding radical SAM protein, with amino-acid sequence MNLYRGCTHGCIYCDSRSDVYNMDHDFEDIEVKQNALELLKKELLKRPKAMIGTGAMTDPYIPLEKHLQYVRKSLELIYRYGFGFTCITKSDLILRDLDLLKKINEKTRVVVQMTLTTADDELCKILEPNVAPTSRRVEVLKKLNEENIPTIVWLCPILPYINDTAKNINSIIDYCIDANVKGILCYNMGVTLRDGDREYFYEKLDEHFPGLKNKYIREFGNKYSINSSDNQKLMNIFRYRTKEHGILNNFDEIYKFLYHFPQKSVQSTLI
- a CDS encoding Dna2/Cas4 domain-containing protein; translation: MLQKDITQYSIGYEIKTHPSIKGMQIIEDKNNFPISWLNKQGYCEYQLYLEHIKHIETQRTRQMTKGSEIHQQLEDEFKKDSTPISFDDAFEMSKKEALISRECFVVSAKFGIRGFIDEIWMMPDEIVIIDDKPGKIPYESTMNQVRAYCLAYKDMTGDKRKIKSALRQRATDNIFWSEEFTKDVENQILFTINRIHGLFEGTKPFVPTKNPNKCHSCRFKHDCEHAK